A region from the Benincasa hispida cultivar B227 chromosome 10, ASM972705v1, whole genome shotgun sequence genome encodes:
- the LOC120089286 gene encoding probable membrane metalloprotease ARASP2, chloroplastic, translating into MLVNLSSSSFSVIKLAKLKSPFSDFSVKSRTHFSKSLSSSSSSSSSSFCHSFPLSDLSFKNRHQIFWDKTKIPCRRNGDFRLWAFAGIDIGSAQSVLEAAAVLTAIIVVHESGHFLAACLQGIHVSKFAIGFGPVLAKFNKNNVEYSIRAFPLGGFVGFPDNDPESDIPVDDENLLKNRPILDRVLVISAGVIANIIFAYIIILVQVSSVGLPVQEPFPGVLVPEVRTLSAASRDGLLPGDVILAVNGNELPKLGSTAVSDLVEAIKRSPNRTVLLKVERGKQDLEIGVTPDESFDGTGRIGVQLSPNVKISKVVAKNFLEAFNYSRKEFLGLSYSVLDSLKQTFLNFSQSASKVSGPVAIIAVGAEVARSNIDGLYQFAAVLNINLAVINLLPLPALDGGSLALILIEAVRGGRKLPLELEQRIMSSGVMFVVLLGLFLIIRDTLNLEFIKDLL; encoded by the coding sequence ATGTTAGTAaatctctcttcctcttctttttctgtCATTAAATTAGCGAAGTTAAAGTCCCCCTTCTCAGATTTTTCAGTCAAGTCTAGAACCCACTTCTCTAAAtccttatcttcttcttcttcttcttcttcttcttcattttgtcATTCTTTCCCGTTGTCTGACCTCAGTTTCAAGAACAGACACCAAATTTTCTGGGACAAGACCAAAATCCCATGTCGGAGGAATGGCGATTTCAGGCTGTGGGCTTTTGCCGGAATCGATATTGGAAGTGCTCAGTCGGTACTCGAGGCGGCGGCGGTGTTGACGGCTATCATTGTTGTGCACGAGAGTGGCCACTTCCTCGCCGCCTGTTTACAGGGCATTCATGTAAGTAAATTTGCAATCGGTTTTGGTCCAGTTCTTGCAAAATTCAACAAAAACAATGTAGAATACTCCATTAGGGCTTTTCCCCTCGGTGGATTTGTGGGTTTTCCTGATAATGATCCTGAAAGCGATATTCCAGTAGATGATGAAAATTTGCTTAAAAATAGACCGATATTGGATAGAGTGTTGGTGATTTCTGCTGGTGTTATTGCCAATATAATCTTTGCATACATAATTATCTTAGTTCAAGTCTCGTCCGTTGGTTTGCCAGTTCAAGAGCCTTTTCCAGGCGTTCTTGTGCCTGAGGTTCGAACTCTTTCAGCTGCTTCTCGTGATGGCTTGCTTCCTGGGGATGTGATTCTAGCTGTTAATGGAAATGAACTGCCAAAATTGGGTTCTACTGCAGTTTCTGATCTTGTTGAGGCAATTAAAAGAAGCCCCAATAGAACTGTGCTTCTTAAAGTTGAAAGAGGGAAACAGGATCTTGAAATTGGGGTCACCCCAGATGAGAGTTTTGATGGAACAGGGAGAATTGGGGTTCAGCTTTCACCTAATGTAAAGATTTCAAAAGTTGTAGCAAAGAATTTCTTGGAGGCTTTTAACTActctagaaaggaatttttggGTCTTTCATATAGTGTTCTGGATAGCTTGAAACAAACTTTTCTTAATTTCTCTCAGTCAGCCAGTAAGGTTTCTGGTCCTGTGGCCATTATTGCTGTTGGTGCAGAAGTTGCGAGGTCCAACATTGATGGGCTCTATCAATTTGCTGCTGTGCTTAACATTAACCTTGCTGTTATAAACCTTCTGCCCTTGCCTGCTTTGGATGGCGGTTCATTGGCTTTGATCCTCATTGAGGCTGTAAGGGGAGGGAGGAAGTTGCCTCTAGAACTCGAGCAGCGAATTATGTCATCTGGGGTCATGTTCGTTGTACTTCTCGGGCTGTTCCTCATCATCAGAGACACGTTAAACCTTGAATTTATAAAGGACTTGTTATGA